A window from Lepus europaeus isolate LE1 chromosome 20, mLepTim1.pri, whole genome shotgun sequence encodes these proteins:
- the MRPL34 gene encoding large ribosomal subunit protein bL34m yields the protein MAVLLGSLVGPAGRSAAVLGGRWLQPRAWWGLLGPPQARGRARGNEYQPSNLKRKHKHGWVRRLSSAAGVQVVLRRLLKGRRSLSH from the exons ATGGCTGTCTTGCTCGGGTCCCTCGTGGGCCCCGCCGGGAGGTCGGCGGCCGTGCTGGGCGGCAG GTGGCTCCAGCCTCGGGCCTGGTGGGGGCTGCTCGGGCCGCCGCAAGCGCGGGGCCGGGCGCGCGGGAACGAGTACCAGCCGAGCAACCTGAAGCGGAAGCACAAGCACGGCTGGGTGCGGCGGCTGAGCTCGGCGGCCGGCGTGCAGGTGGTGCTGCGGCGCCTGCTCAAGGGGCGCCGGTCTCTGAGCCACTGA